In Fusarium fujikuroi IMI 58289 draft genome, chromosome FFUJ_chr02, the genomic stretch TGAGATTAATCCAGTTGACATATGATTGCATAGAATTAAGATCAAAGTGGCGGAGATACCAATAAGATGAAGTCGCTGTAAAGGTCACGATATAATCGCGACTCTTGGCGTTGATGGCCTCACGAAGCTCTTTTAGAAGAGCTACATAGTTCTTGCCGTCGTCATCAGTGCCGCCGCGGTCATCAGCACCAGGATATTCCCAATCTGGAATTTCGTCAGCACGTTTGAACACAAGAAACTGTATTCGACCAGTTTTCTTGAATCTTCGCAACAGCTCTCAAGCAGGCGAGGTGCTGGCTTAGGTATTTATCATCATGAAAATATGGGGGGTTTCGCTCACCAAAATCTGTGCAGCATATTCGTTAGTATGACATCCTTGGATGATAGCAGTGAGAGGTTGGGAAAGCTTACCGACGCCGTCATAGCCGTATTGAGAAAGAAAGCCCAagagattgttgatgaaAATTGCCCTGTTCGCCTCGGTTGAGACCATCTTGGGGAATACCTCCTTCCAAGGGCCTGGATCGCTAAACGCCCATCCGCCAAGAGCAATAACGACCTTGGGACTGGGGTTTCTGGCCTTGACGTGGCCAATATCTTTGTATATGTGGGAGGCAATGCCGTCCATATTAGTGACCTCAAAGGCAGAATTGATATAACCAAAAGAAACAAACAGATGTGTCAGGAGTTCGACTGGAATCTCGCCAGTTCCCATAGTTCCACAAGGCTTGTCCATATTCCACGCTTCCCAATACCCAATGACGACCTTCTGGGGATTAGAAGGAGCGGCATTGGGCTTTGGAGTCTCACAGTTGGAttgacagccttgatcgCAAAAGTCAGAGGTTGTACCACAAAACCCATGCTGGGAACAGCACACGTTCAAGGGGCACTTCTGACCCAGCGTTTTGGCATATTGCCCACACTCAGCTTTCGCATCACAGTGTGACTGGCAACCTTTACCGCAATACTTGGGGCTATAACCACACCAGCCATCCTCGCCACAGCAAGCTTTGTTTGAGCAAGGCTTATCAGGGCCGCAGGTATAGTCGCCCTGGCCAGCTGCTGGCTTCGCAGCAGCCAGAGCTTGGGGTAAGACAGCCGAGGTCTGGGCCCAGGGAGCatggtgatgaagttgatgaaggtgACGATGGTTATGGGCGTAACCCACCACAAGgtgcaagaaaagaagacaataGAGAAAAAGgatagatataaaagagaGTCTTTGCCACGGACGGCTGCGGGAGCCTGCCATGGTCCTATTTTTTGTTTAGAGACTTACAGACAAAGAACGATGTGACAAGAGAAACGATGGAATAGAGCATGCTTTTTGAAGCGAGATTATGACTATGATCATCGGCCTATGTTGAGAGGAATCCGACTTTTTACTATCTCCTCCTTCAAGACAATTCTCTACTAACAACCATCGCACCCTGGTCCCGAGCTGAAAATCAGGGTCTGGTGGTGGTCTGACACGTTTGGTCCATACAGTCACAGTGACTGTCAGCAGAGTTCCACCTGTTGGTTCTAAGCATTCTGGATCCCTGACTGTAGCAAAAGTTCTGCAGGCAGAGCACGATTATCGCGAATCCACTGCAGAGTTCCACCTGTTGGTTCTAAGGATGTAGGACCCTGAAATAAACCAAATTTCTCCGGTGTGACAGCACTAGTCAAACGGGCCACCCTGACTCGGACAGAATTGCGATGTCAGATATCTTGCCCAAATCTGGTTGACGAGAGTTTTGAGCCTTTCACAAGTTCAAGCGCGAAGACTAGCTTTCGTCACATACCCCAGTAGCAAATAAAATAACATATCTATTTCACAATTCAGGCACTATACAACGTTCCAGCAGCTTTGAGGCTTCTATGGCGAGATGACATCGTAGTATTCAAGCTCTGTACTACTACTGAACATAGAGAAGGAGTTGCACTCGGAGACAATGTCCGTGGGTGGGTTTCCTCAAAGAGGATGAGGCTCTGTCCGCCTTGCCCGAACGCCCCGAGTCATTAATCACATAGTTAAACTACTACTTTGGGACGTTTCTAGGCACGGTCCGCTGTTTAACATCCATTGACCGTTGAGAAATTCGTTATATGGTGCGGCGCCTACCTACCTGAGCCTAGCCAGAAGTCCACAAAACGGTTGGTTCAACATAGACTTAATTCATGTTGACACATTAGGTCTCAGCCAAGACTTCGGAAGCTCGGCACCATGAAGAGTACACAACTAAGAACGAAAATCACATACAATTCAGGACTAAACCGCCAAGATCGTTCATCTCCATGTACACCATACTAGTCCTGCGTTGTTTTCAACGACAAGAGCTGAAAACATTCGCTTCCATTTATTTCACTAAGTGGAACTGATAATTTGGCAATGGACTGATTGTTTGTGGATATGCCATGGTTTCCTCGGTCTTGAGTTGAGAGGTCCGGCGCCGTTGCTATGTCTTATTCTTGAACATGCCGAGTTGCACATTTGCTTTCCTTCCATTATCAATACCGTTTGTTGAACTACGCTATCTTTCAGACTTGCCAACCGCAGGCTTATGTTGTTTGCATCATGAGAGTTCTTTACTCACTAAGTCCTCTGCTACTCGGTGGACTTGTAACAGCCGCAACTGGTCACTTTTGTGAGGTGTATACAGTGAAGGACGATGATTCGTGCTTCAGCATTACACAAGAGACCAATGTTACATATGCTCAGATCATTTCC encodes the following:
- a CDS encoding related to chitinase, translating into MAGSRSRPWQRLSFISILFLYCLLFLHLVVGYAHNHRHLHQLHHHAPWAQTSAVLPQALAAAKPAAGQGDYTCGPDKPCSNKACCGEDGWCGYSPKYCGKGCQSHCDAKAECGQYAKTLGQKCPLNVCCSQHGFCGTTSDFCDQGCQSNCETPKPNAAPSNPQKVVIGYWEAWNMDKPCGTMGTGEIPVELLTHLFVSFGYINSAFEVTNMDGIASHIYKDIGHVKARNPSPKVVIALGGWAFSDPGPWKEVFPKMVSTEANRAIFINNLLGFLSQYGYDGVDFDWEYPGADDRGGTDDDGKNYVALLKELREAINAKSRDYIVTFTATSSYWYLRHFDLNSMQSYVNWINLMSYDLHGIWDGDNPIGHQVLSHTNLTEIDSALNLFWRFGVDPSKVVLGLGFYGRSFELESASCWKPGCKFKGPGSPGRCSKTAGILSYAEIMEIVDKTGGTPYFDEAAAARYMVYDGNSWISFDDPETFQIKIDYASNMGLHGLMIWAVDLDSPDLQALKSISNGELIGRTQTPFSMVDLERIFPKHISVIPQARL